A part of Streptomyces sp. DSM 40750 genomic DNA contains:
- a CDS encoding MFS transporter: protein MRRGIRFLDTRPLRGSRPFRDLWISTSASQLGGHMATVAVLAQVWDLTGSPVGTGAIGLATGLPIVLFGLFGGTLADAVDRAALVRATAAGQVLAAVGLCAQALADNRSVVLLLALVAVGSACNALGAPARRTFPVRLLPSDQVAAGLALTNVSFQAAMLAGPALAGLVIARWDVSAAYAAQALAVAVSLLGVIRLPAMKPEGTGTGATAVRRRPERGGRLIVLRRPTLWGSMAADLAATLLAMPIALFPLVNEDRFGGDPRTLGLFLSAVAVGGITAGLLSGTVTRLRRGGLVQLTAAGVWGLALAGFGLAGPLWLALGCLAVAGAADTVSVVTRSALVQFETPDAYRGRVSSVDHVIGVAGPELGNFRGGLLASATSAPFALVVGGLTATLAIAAVAAANAPLRAYRTPSPAPPTAPDPTVPEPTVGAEV, encoded by the coding sequence ATGAGGCGAGGGATCCGGTTCCTCGACACCCGCCCGCTGCGCGGCAGCCGGCCGTTCCGCGACCTGTGGATCAGTACGTCGGCATCCCAACTCGGCGGGCACATGGCCACCGTGGCGGTGCTGGCCCAGGTCTGGGATCTGACCGGCAGCCCGGTGGGCACCGGCGCCATCGGGCTCGCGACGGGCCTGCCGATCGTGCTGTTCGGGCTGTTCGGCGGCACCTTGGCCGACGCCGTCGACCGCGCCGCCCTGGTACGGGCCACCGCGGCGGGCCAGGTGCTGGCCGCCGTAGGGCTGTGCGCCCAGGCCCTCGCGGACAACCGGAGCGTGGTCCTGCTGCTCGCCCTGGTCGCCGTCGGCTCCGCCTGCAATGCGCTCGGCGCCCCCGCCCGGCGTACTTTCCCGGTCCGGCTGCTGCCGTCCGACCAGGTCGCGGCCGGTCTCGCGCTGACCAATGTCTCCTTCCAGGCGGCGATGCTGGCCGGGCCCGCGCTGGCCGGGCTGGTCATCGCCCGCTGGGACGTCTCCGCCGCCTACGCCGCACAGGCTCTGGCCGTGGCGGTGTCGCTGCTCGGGGTGATCCGGCTCCCTGCCATGAAGCCGGAGGGCACCGGCACCGGCGCGACGGCCGTCAGGCGCCGGCCGGAGCGCGGCGGCCGGCTGATCGTCCTGCGCCGCCCGACGCTGTGGGGCTCGATGGCCGCCGACCTGGCCGCGACCCTGCTCGCCATGCCGATCGCGCTCTTCCCGCTGGTCAACGAGGACCGCTTCGGCGGCGACCCGCGGACGCTCGGCCTGTTCCTCTCGGCCGTCGCGGTCGGGGGGATCACCGCCGGGCTGCTCTCCGGCACGGTCACGCGCCTGCGCCGTGGCGGCCTGGTGCAGCTGACCGCGGCCGGCGTCTGGGGCCTGGCGCTGGCCGGCTTCGGACTGGCCGGGCCGCTGTGGCTGGCGCTCGGCTGCCTGGCCGTGGCCGGCGCGGCCGACACCGTGTCCGTGGTCACCCGCAGTGCCCTGGTCCAGTTCGAGACCCCGGACGCGTACCGGGGGCGGGTCTCGTCCGTGGACCATGTCATCGGCGTCGCCGGCCCCGAACTGGGCAACTTCCGCGGTGGCCTGCTGGCGTCGGCCACCTCCGCGCCCTTCGCCCTGGTCGTCGGCGGCCTCACCGCCACCCTGGCGATCGCCGCCGTGGCCGCGGCCAACGCGCCGCTCCGCGCGTACCGCACGCCGTCCCCCGCACCGCCCACCGCCCCCGATCCGACCGTGCCCGAGCCGACCGTGGGTGCCGAGGTGTAG
- a CDS encoding polysaccharide pyruvyl transferase family protein, which yields MARVAVITAPNIGYRNTGMLTVDLAFESLRRRMGNGIDASWFTLHPPETVRLRECAQGTEFPFRFRPLAEHLDALRDHDAVVFWGDFLHTRHYLAQDATNRLLDFGIAEDRDAARALLNRTLLFADQPDELLSRTLSYGGTILHNTQSDYEDKEYGPLFSRLMTRSHRVWMRDPLSAAKLAHFRGDRMTEYFGSDAALLSRPGDLDHLPTTEWSQEVPDGGAIGVFLGARTKIPTWLPAFCDSLSDRLGAPLEWLPWFDRDIPSETSHIAARPGDHTVGDLWGVLSRYRLVITDTYHLCVNAWGAGTPVVCLGAPEPVPTTHDDYLTLSDVKKHVFHMAYDATDFYLSTLPDTPEAHERRIDRLVNLMDGGGADAVATRLREHADHSETAFTETLASLLGTTR from the coding sequence ATGGCACGCGTCGCTGTCATCACCGCGCCGAACATCGGGTACCGCAACACGGGCATGCTGACGGTCGACTTGGCGTTCGAGTCCCTGCGACGGCGTATGGGCAACGGGATCGACGCCAGCTGGTTCACCCTTCATCCGCCGGAGACCGTGCGGCTGCGTGAGTGTGCGCAGGGCACCGAATTCCCGTTCCGCTTCCGGCCGTTGGCCGAGCACCTCGACGCGCTCCGCGACCACGACGCGGTCGTCTTCTGGGGCGACTTCCTTCACACACGGCACTATCTGGCGCAGGACGCGACGAACCGCCTGCTCGACTTCGGTATCGCCGAGGACCGTGACGCCGCCCGGGCCCTGCTGAACCGAACCCTGTTGTTCGCGGATCAGCCGGACGAACTCCTCTCACGGACCCTCAGCTATGGGGGAACGATCCTGCACAACACGCAGTCCGACTATGAGGACAAGGAATACGGGCCGCTGTTCTCACGCCTGATGACGCGCAGTCACCGCGTCTGGATGCGTGACCCGCTCTCGGCGGCGAAGCTCGCGCACTTCCGTGGGGACCGTATGACCGAATACTTCGGTTCGGACGCGGCGCTTCTGTCCCGGCCGGGCGATCTCGACCACCTCCCGACCACGGAATGGTCCCAAGAGGTCCCGGACGGTGGGGCGATCGGCGTCTTCCTGGGCGCCCGTACCAAGATCCCCACATGGCTGCCCGCCTTCTGCGACAGCCTTTCCGACCGGCTCGGGGCGCCGCTCGAATGGCTTCCCTGGTTCGACCGGGACATCCCTTCCGAGACCAGCCACATCGCGGCACGCCCGGGTGACCACACCGTCGGCGACCTGTGGGGAGTCCTCTCCCGCTATCGACTGGTCATCACGGACACCTACCACCTGTGTGTCAACGCGTGGGGCGCCGGCACCCCGGTGGTGTGTCTCGGCGCCCCCGAACCGGTCCCGACGACCCACGACGACTACCTGACGCTGAGCGATGTGAAGAAGCATGTGTTCCACATGGCCTACGACGCGACGGACTTCTACCTGTCCACCCTCCCCGACACCCCGGAAGCCCACGAGCGCCGCATCGACCGGCTCGTCAACCTCATGGACGGCGGCGGAGCCGACGCCGTCGCCACGCGGCTACGCGAACACGCCGACCACTCGGAGACCGCCTTCACCGAGACACTCGCCTCGTTGCTCGGCACAACTCGTTGA